One genomic window of Massilia sp. KIM includes the following:
- a CDS encoding AI-2E family transporter: MNTGERAGPVVWTGIIAATCLLLLVVQQMLWLALPFIFGTVLHYILLGPMQRMVRAGYGRNVAALWMCVLFFAVASLALAAALTWSSGPEEDSWEKTVGLYLEGGVAFVHNTMALLERRFPVLAEMHLTSTVNRAFRTYTDNFAQEHLGEILVGVATWVPSLLLAPFLTFFFLRDGLRFKKFLARAVPNAYFERTLYLLHEVDQTARRYFEGLLKLTVLDTAVLALGLWTIGVSSPLLLGLISAVLAWVPFVGSVAGCLLVVIVASTDAPNNPFVAYGAIGVFVLVRLLDDFVFMPLTLGRSLRVHPLVTVLMIFVGGALAGVVGLMLVLPLLGVVMVVGETLGRLVTNPRLRARHRYALKLRERQASVDLDVSHERRARQPRPGKSQA, translated from the coding sequence ATGAACACCGGAGAGCGCGCCGGTCCGGTGGTCTGGACCGGCATCATCGCCGCCACCTGCCTGCTGCTGCTGGTGGTCCAGCAGATGCTGTGGCTGGCCCTGCCCTTCATCTTCGGCACGGTGCTGCACTACATCCTGCTCGGACCGATGCAGCGCATGGTGCGCGCCGGCTACGGCCGCAACGTCGCCGCCCTGTGGATGTGCGTGCTGTTCTTCGCGGTCGCCTCGCTGGCCCTGGCCGCGGCCCTGACCTGGAGCAGCGGGCCGGAAGAGGATTCCTGGGAAAAGACCGTCGGCCTCTACCTCGAGGGCGGCGTGGCCTTCGTGCACAACACCATGGCCCTGCTGGAGCGCAGGTTCCCGGTGCTGGCCGAGATGCACCTGACCTCGACCGTGAACCGCGCCTTCCGCACCTACACCGACAACTTCGCCCAGGAGCACCTGGGCGAGATCCTGGTGGGGGTGGCGACCTGGGTGCCCTCGCTGCTGCTGGCGCCCTTCCTCACCTTCTTCTTCCTGCGCGACGGCCTGCGCTTCAAGAAATTCCTGGCGCGCGCCGTGCCCAACGCCTACTTCGAGCGCACCCTCTACCTGCTGCACGAGGTCGACCAGACCGCGCGCCGCTACTTCGAGGGCCTGCTCAAGCTGACCGTGCTCGACACCGCCGTGCTGGCGCTCGGGCTGTGGACCATCGGCGTGTCCTCGCCCCTGCTGCTGGGGCTGATCTCGGCGGTGCTGGCCTGGGTGCCCTTCGTCGGCTCGGTGGCCGGCTGCCTGCTGGTGGTGATCGTGGCCTCCACCGACGCGCCCAACAATCCCTTCGTGGCCTATGGCGCGATCGGCGTGTTCGTGCTGGTGCGGCTGCTGGACGACTTCGTGTTCATGCCGCTGACCCTGGGCCGCAGCCTGCGCGTGCATCCCCTGGTGACGGTGCTGATGATCTTCGTGGGCGGCGCGCTGGCCGGCGTGGTGGGACTGATGCTGGTGCTGCCGCTGCTGGGCGTGGTGATGGTGGTGGGCGAGACCCTGGGCCGGCTGGTGACCAACCCGCGCCTGCGCGCGCGCCACCGCTACGCGCTCAAGCTGCGCGAGCGCCAGGCCAGCGTCGACCTCGACGTGTCCCACGAGCGGCGCGCCCGCCAGCCCAGGCCGGGCAAGTCCCAGGCCTAG
- a CDS encoding glycoside hydrolase family 43 protein — MNTRRLSLRTALLSLMLAAGAAHAGNPIVPGWYADPEIRIFGGKYWIYPTYSDHAGKPPRPSSFTPAQERMRAQSKLIWEPYLKQTFLDAFSSPDLVRWTRHERVLDVENVSWAAYAVWAPSAIEHRGKYYLFFGANDIKSNEQLGGIGVAVSDRPEGPFKDALGKPLIGQIHNGAQPIDQMVFKDDDGQIYMIYGGWKHANIVRLAPDLLSLVPFPDGQVYKEITPDPAYVEGSFMVKRKGVYYLMWSEGGWTGPDYRVAYAMGPSPLGPFKRIGTILEQDGKLARGAGHHSVVNIPGTDDWVIAYHRRPLGDDNGHHREMAIEQLHFNPDGTIRPVVMTKEAVPPRPLAGG, encoded by the coding sequence ATGAACACGCGTCGCCTTTCCCTGCGCACGGCCCTGTTGTCCCTCATGCTCGCCGCCGGCGCCGCCCATGCCGGCAACCCGATCGTCCCCGGCTGGTACGCCGACCCGGAAATCCGCATCTTCGGCGGCAAGTACTGGATCTATCCGACCTATTCCGACCACGCCGGCAAGCCCCCCAGGCCCTCGTCCTTCACCCCCGCCCAGGAGCGCATGCGCGCCCAGTCCAAGCTGATCTGGGAACCGTACCTGAAGCAGACCTTCCTCGACGCCTTCTCCTCGCCCGACCTGGTGCGCTGGACCAGGCACGAGCGCGTGCTCGACGTGGAAAACGTCTCCTGGGCCGCCTATGCGGTGTGGGCGCCCTCGGCGATCGAACACCGGGGCAAGTACTACCTCTTCTTCGGCGCCAACGACATCAAGAGCAATGAGCAGCTGGGCGGCATCGGCGTCGCCGTCAGCGACCGTCCCGAAGGGCCGTTCAAGGATGCGCTGGGCAAGCCGCTGATCGGCCAGATCCACAACGGCGCCCAGCCGATCGACCAGATGGTGTTCAAGGACGACGACGGCCAGATCTACATGATCTACGGCGGCTGGAAGCACGCCAACATCGTGAGGCTGGCCCCGGACCTGCTCAGCCTCGTCCCCTTCCCGGACGGCCAGGTCTACAAGGAGATCACGCCCGACCCGGCCTATGTCGAAGGCTCCTTCATGGTCAAGCGCAAGGGTGTCTACTACCTGATGTGGTCCGAGGGCGGCTGGACCGGTCCGGACTACCGCGTGGCCTATGCCATGGGCCCTTCGCCGCTCGGCCCCTTCAAGCGCATCGGCACCATCCTCGAACAGGACGGCAAGCTGGCGCGCGGGGCGGGCCATCACTCGGTGGTCAACATCCCCGGCACCGACGACTGGGTCATCGCTTACCACCGCCGCCCCCTGGGCGACGACAACGGCCACCACCGCGAGATGGCCATCGAACAGCTCCACTTCAACCCGGACGGCACGATCCGTCCGGTGGTGATGACGAAGGAAGCAGTGCCGCCGCGGCCCCTCGCCGGAGGCTAG
- a CDS encoding YgiQ family radical SAM protein: MSRAEMDALGWDSCDIILITGDAYIDHPSFGMALVGRLLEAQGYRVGIISQPDWTSVEPFRALGKPNLYWGVTAGNMDSMVNRYTADRKIRSDDAYTPNAEPNKRPDRAVTVYCQRAREAFPGVPVIAGSIEASLRRIAHYDYWSDKVRRSVLFESKADLLIFGNAERALVDVTRRIAAGENIKTIRDLRGTAFLVPHGWLPDEEWSVHNSTRVDVPGRVDPHPNPYAMAQEDTKACATENAQPEPEVKPVVIMTREERQAAAREKARKTVVRLPSFETVSVDPVMYAHASRVFHLESNPGNARALVQQHGDRDVWLNAPPLPLAMDEMDNVYDLPYARAPHPSYGKAHIPAWEMIRYSVNIMRGCFGGCTFCSITEHEGRIIQSRSEPSILREIELIRDTTKNFAGTITDLGGPTANMYRLACKDKKIEESCRRLSCVYPTICSNLGTDHSKLISLYRKARAIPGIKKILIGSGLRYDLAVRSPEYVKELVTHHVGGLLKIAPEHTEQGTLSKMMKPGIGAYDEFKRLFDKYSLEAGKKQYLIPYFIAAHPGCTDEDMLNLALWLKKNNFKLDQVQTFTPTPMAMATTMYHSGKNPLAKVTEESEVVETAKSGKVRKLHKAFLRYYDPENWPILRDALKRMGRSDLIGTGERHLIPPAGAEAAFEQGANARDRKRAVPGNVPLSEREIAKRGPQAGRVGRDKVQVRVERAPAAVVAASSKSKPSILATIKTKPRAGRK; the protein is encoded by the coding sequence ATGTCCCGCGCCGAAATGGATGCGCTGGGCTGGGATTCGTGCGACATCATCCTGATCACGGGCGACGCCTATATCGACCACCCGAGCTTCGGGATGGCGCTGGTCGGCCGCCTGCTGGAAGCGCAAGGTTATCGCGTGGGCATCATCAGCCAGCCGGACTGGACCTCGGTGGAGCCCTTCCGCGCGCTGGGCAAGCCGAACCTGTACTGGGGAGTTACCGCCGGCAACATGGATTCGATGGTCAACCGCTACACGGCCGACCGCAAGATCCGTTCCGACGACGCCTATACCCCGAACGCCGAGCCGAACAAGCGCCCCGACCGCGCCGTGACGGTGTATTGCCAGCGCGCCCGCGAAGCCTTCCCTGGCGTGCCGGTGATCGCCGGCAGCATCGAGGCCTCGCTGCGCCGCATCGCCCACTACGACTACTGGTCGGACAAGGTGCGCCGCTCGGTGCTGTTCGAATCGAAGGCCGACCTGCTCATTTTCGGCAATGCCGAGCGCGCGCTGGTCGACGTCACCCGCCGCATCGCGGCCGGCGAGAACATCAAGACCATCCGCGACCTGCGCGGCACCGCCTTCCTGGTGCCCCACGGCTGGCTGCCGGACGAGGAATGGAGCGTGCATAACTCGACCCGCGTGGACGTGCCGGGCCGGGTCGATCCGCACCCCAACCCCTACGCGATGGCCCAGGAAGACACCAAGGCCTGCGCCACCGAGAACGCCCAGCCGGAGCCGGAAGTCAAGCCGGTGGTCATCATGACGCGCGAGGAGCGCCAGGCCGCCGCCCGTGAAAAGGCGCGCAAGACCGTGGTGCGCCTGCCTTCCTTCGAGACCGTGAGCGTCGACCCGGTGATGTACGCGCACGCCTCGCGCGTGTTCCACCTCGAGTCGAATCCGGGCAATGCGCGCGCGCTGGTGCAGCAGCACGGCGACCGCGACGTCTGGCTCAATGCGCCGCCGCTGCCGCTGGCCATGGACGAGATGGACAACGTCTACGACCTGCCGTATGCGCGCGCCCCGCACCCGAGCTACGGCAAGGCCCACATCCCGGCCTGGGAAATGATCCGCTACTCGGTCAACATCATGCGCGGCTGCTTCGGCGGCTGCACCTTCTGCTCGATCACCGAGCACGAAGGGCGCATCATCCAGAGCCGCTCCGAGCCGTCGATCCTGCGCGAGATCGAGCTCATTCGCGACACCACCAAGAACTTCGCCGGGACCATCACCGACCTGGGCGGGCCGACCGCGAACATGTACCGCCTGGCCTGCAAGGACAAGAAGATCGAGGAAAGCTGCCGCCGCCTGTCCTGCGTGTATCCGACCATCTGCTCCAACCTGGGCACCGACCACAGCAAGCTGATCTCGCTGTACCGCAAGGCGCGCGCCATCCCGGGCATCAAGAAGATCCTGATCGGCTCGGGCCTGCGCTACGACCTGGCGGTGCGCTCGCCGGAATACGTGAAGGAGCTGGTCACCCACCACGTGGGCGGCCTGCTCAAGATCGCGCCTGAGCACACCGAGCAGGGCACCCTGTCGAAGATGATGAAGCCGGGCATCGGCGCCTACGACGAGTTCAAGCGCCTGTTCGACAAGTACTCGCTGGAGGCGGGCAAGAAGCAGTACCTGATCCCTTACTTCATCGCGGCCCACCCGGGCTGCACCGACGAGGACATGCTCAACCTGGCGCTGTGGCTGAAGAAGAACAACTTCAAACTCGACCAGGTGCAGACCTTCACGCCCACGCCGATGGCGATGGCGACCACCATGTACCACTCGGGGAAGAACCCGCTGGCCAAGGTGACCGAGGAGTCGGAAGTGGTGGAAACCGCCAAGAGCGGCAAGGTGCGCAAGCTGCACAAGGCCTTCCTGCGCTACTACGATCCGGAGAACTGGCCGATCCTGCGTGACGCGCTCAAGCGCATGGGGCGGTCGGACCTGATCGGCACCGGCGAGCGCCACCTGATTCCGCCGGCGGGCGCCGAAGCGGCTTTCGAGCAGGGAGCGAACGCGCGCGACCGCAAGCGCGCGGTGCCGGGCAACGTGCCGCTGTCGGAGCGCGAGATCGCCAAGCGCGGGCCGCAAGCCGGCCGCGTTGGACGGGACAAGGTGCAGGTAAGGGTCGAACGTGCGCCGGCGGCGGTGGTGGCGGCGTCATCCAAGTCCAAGCCGTCGATCCTGGCGACCATCAAGACCAAGCCGCGGGCAGGGCGCAAGTAA
- a CDS encoding DUF4404 family protein, whose protein sequence is MQNDNDADLKTRLRSLHRHLQETEDVDPELETLLRQLDGDIDKVLERRAEQQLDANTFGLSSRSQELAARFNANHPKVATGLRELGNILANMGI, encoded by the coding sequence ATGCAAAACGACAACGATGCGGACCTGAAAACCCGCCTGCGCAGCCTGCACCGCCACCTGCAGGAAACCGAGGACGTCGACCCCGAGCTCGAAACCCTGTTGCGCCAGCTCGACGGCGATATCGACAAGGTGCTGGAACGGCGCGCCGAGCAGCAGCTCGACGCCAATACCTTCGGCCTGTCCTCACGCTCGCAGGAACTGGCGGCCCGCTTCAACGCCAACCATCCCAAGGTCGCCACCGGCCTGCGCGAGCTCGGCAATATCCTGGCGAACATGGGAATTTAA
- a CDS encoding M3 family metallopeptidase — protein sequence MNRPHIMLVAAASVAAAFPAWAAPASADRTVQLEASNPFAQESSLQYGYPAWDKIRNEHFAPAFAEGMRIEAAEVEAIANNKAAPTFDNTIVAMERSGRLLDRVSTVFGTLSGSYTNDAIIALQKELSPKLAAHNDAIRLNPKLYQRIKTLYDKRKQLKLDPESAYLLERYHTDFVRAGAKLSEADKAKLRDYNSQLAALQTQFAQNVLKEANASALVVDSRDELAGMSEKAIDAAAAEARKRGLDGKFVVPVVNTTQQAGLSVLSKRATREKLLAASMARGSRGGEFDNREVVLKIAKLRAERARLLGYPNHAAYNLEDQTAKTTEAVNKLLAEFAKPAVNNARKEAAEIQKVIDAENGGFQAAAHDWAYYSDKVRAQRYAFDAGQLRPYFELNRVLVDGVFFAANKEFGLSFKERKDLPTYNEDVRVFDVFDADGKQLAIFTFDPYARPNKRGGAWANAWVGQNKLLGKKPVIANNLNVAKPAAGEPTLLTYDEVRTTFHEFGHALHGMFSNVQYPRFSGSRVPRDYVEFPSQVNEMWMAWPEVLANYAKHYQTGEPMPKELLEKVQASQQFNEGFRTTEYLAASLLDQAWHQLSPDQIPTDVLAFEAEALKKAGVDFALVPPRYRTTYFSHVFSGGYSAGYYGYLWAEKLDADTVNWFKENGGLTRKNGDHFRKMLLSRGGTMDAMQMYRNFRGKDAVIEPLLERRGLTGN from the coding sequence ATGAATCGTCCACACATCATGCTGGTCGCCGCCGCCAGCGTCGCCGCCGCCTTCCCGGCCTGGGCCGCCCCCGCATCGGCCGACCGAACCGTCCAGCTCGAGGCCTCCAATCCCTTCGCCCAGGAGAGCAGCCTGCAGTACGGCTACCCGGCCTGGGACAAGATCCGCAACGAGCACTTCGCGCCGGCCTTCGCCGAAGGCATGCGCATCGAGGCCGCCGAGGTCGAGGCGATCGCCAACAACAAGGCTGCGCCGACCTTCGACAACACCATCGTCGCGATGGAGCGCTCGGGCCGCCTCCTGGACCGCGTGAGCACGGTCTTCGGCACCCTGTCGGGCTCCTACACCAACGACGCCATCATCGCCCTGCAGAAGGAGCTCTCGCCCAAGCTGGCCGCGCACAACGACGCGATCCGCCTCAATCCGAAGCTCTACCAGCGCATCAAGACCCTGTACGACAAGCGCAAGCAGCTCAAGCTGGACCCGGAATCGGCCTATCTGCTGGAGCGCTACCACACCGACTTCGTGCGCGCCGGCGCCAAGCTGTCCGAGGCCGACAAGGCCAAGCTGCGCGACTACAACAGCCAGCTGGCCGCGCTCCAGACCCAGTTCGCCCAGAACGTGCTGAAGGAAGCCAACGCCTCGGCGCTGGTGGTCGACAGCCGCGACGAGCTGGCCGGCATGTCGGAGAAGGCGATCGACGCCGCCGCCGCCGAGGCCAGGAAGCGCGGCCTGGACGGCAAGTTCGTGGTGCCGGTGGTGAACACCACCCAGCAGGCCGGCCTGTCGGTGCTGAGCAAGCGCGCCACCCGCGAGAAGCTGCTGGCCGCCTCGATGGCGCGCGGCAGCCGCGGCGGCGAGTTCGACAACCGCGAGGTGGTGCTGAAGATCGCCAAGCTGCGCGCCGAGCGCGCGCGCCTGCTGGGCTACCCGAACCACGCCGCCTACAACCTGGAAGACCAGACCGCCAAGACCACCGAGGCCGTCAACAAGCTGCTGGCCGAATTCGCCAAGCCGGCCGTGAACAACGCGCGCAAGGAAGCGGCCGAGATCCAGAAGGTGATCGATGCGGAGAACGGTGGCTTCCAGGCCGCCGCCCACGACTGGGCTTACTACAGCGACAAGGTGCGCGCCCAGCGCTACGCCTTTGACGCCGGCCAGCTGCGTCCCTACTTCGAGCTGAACCGCGTGCTGGTGGATGGCGTCTTCTTCGCCGCCAACAAGGAATTCGGCCTGAGCTTCAAGGAGCGCAAGGACCTGCCGACCTATAACGAAGACGTGCGCGTGTTCGACGTCTTCGACGCCGACGGCAAGCAGCTCGCGATCTTCACCTTCGACCCGTATGCGCGCCCGAACAAGCGCGGCGGCGCCTGGGCCAACGCATGGGTGGGCCAGAACAAGCTGCTGGGCAAGAAGCCGGTCATCGCCAACAACCTGAACGTCGCCAAGCCGGCGGCGGGCGAGCCGACCCTGCTGACCTACGACGAAGTGCGCACCACCTTCCACGAGTTCGGCCACGCGCTGCACGGCATGTTCTCGAACGTGCAGTACCCGCGCTTCTCGGGCTCGCGGGTGCCGCGCGACTACGTCGAGTTCCCGTCCCAGGTGAACGAGATGTGGATGGCTTGGCCGGAAGTGCTGGCCAACTACGCGAAGCACTACCAGACCGGTGAACCGATGCCCAAGGAGCTGCTGGAGAAGGTCCAGGCTTCGCAGCAGTTCAACGAGGGCTTCCGCACCACCGAATACCTGGCGGCCTCGCTGCTCGACCAGGCCTGGCACCAGCTAAGCCCCGACCAGATCCCGACCGACGTGCTGGCCTTCGAGGCGGAGGCGCTCAAGAAGGCGGGCGTGGACTTTGCCCTGGTGCCGCCGCGCTACCGCACGACCTATTTCTCGCACGTGTTCTCGGGCGGGTATTCGGCTGGTTACTACGGCTACCTGTGGGCGGAGAAGCTGGATGCGGATACCGTCAATTGGTTCAAGGAGAATGGCGGGCTGACGCGCAAGAACGGCGACCATTTCCGCAAGATGCTGCTGTCGCGCGGGGGGACCATGGATGCGATGCAGATGTATCGCAACTTCCGTGGCAAGGATGCGGTGATCGAGCCGCTGCTGGAGCGGCGCGGGTTGACCGGTAATTGA
- a CDS encoding M3 family metallopeptidase, translating into MNRPHLLIVAAGIALAHAAVAAPAAPSLEASNPFAKQSSLPLNYPAFDKIKDEHFLPAFAAGMREHLREVEAIANAKAAPTFDNTIVAMERSGQLLSRVVPVFTNLQTANTNDRLDAVDREMSPKMAAHYDAIYLNPKLWQRIKTLHDKRASLKLDAEAKHLLERYYKEFVRAGANLSEADKGKLKAYNSEIASLQSDFSQRVLKEANASALIVDTREELAGMSEAEISAAAAEAEKRGQKGKYAIAIVNTSSQPPLATLTNRATRERLMNASLQRGSRGGEFDTRPLVLRLAKLRAERAALLGYPNYAAYSQELETAKNPAAVNKLLSELAGPAVNNAKKEAAEIQKVIDASKGGFQVASWDWPIYQDKVRAARYNFDENQLRPYFELNRVLVDGVFFAATKEYGITFKERKDLPVYDPDVRVFDVFDHDGKQLAIFLFDPYARGNKQGGAWMNEYVSQSHLLGRRPVVGNHQNIPKPPAGEPTLLTYDEVRTMFHEFGHALHGMFSDVKYPHFSGTNVPRDFVEYPSQVNEMWAIWPEVLANYAKHHKTGAPMPKELLDKVVASKKFNQGYMTTEYLAASLLDQRWHQLTPSEIPTDVLAFEAKALKEAGVDFAPVPPRYRTTYFSHSMNGGYSAGYYAYLWSEKLDADTVEWFKENGGLTRKNGDHFRKTLLSRGGTAEAMDLFRNFRGRDAVIEPLLERRGLTGN; encoded by the coding sequence ATGAACCGTCCACACCTGCTCATCGTCGCCGCCGGCATCGCCCTCGCGCATGCGGCGGTCGCGGCCCCGGCCGCGCCCAGCCTCGAAGCCTCCAATCCCTTCGCCAAGCAAAGCAGCTTGCCGCTGAACTACCCGGCCTTCGACAAGATCAAGGACGAGCACTTCCTGCCGGCCTTCGCGGCCGGCATGCGCGAGCACCTGCGCGAAGTCGAGGCGATCGCCAACGCCAAGGCCGCGCCGACCTTCGACAACACCATCGTGGCCATGGAACGCTCGGGCCAGCTGCTCAGCCGCGTGGTGCCGGTGTTCACGAACCTGCAGACCGCCAACACCAATGACCGCCTGGATGCGGTGGACCGCGAGATGTCGCCCAAGATGGCGGCCCACTACGATGCGATCTACCTGAACCCGAAGCTGTGGCAGCGCATCAAGACCCTGCACGACAAGCGCGCCAGCCTGAAGCTGGACGCCGAGGCCAAGCACCTGCTGGAGCGCTACTACAAGGAATTCGTGCGCGCCGGCGCCAACCTGTCCGAAGCCGACAAGGGCAAGCTCAAGGCCTACAACAGCGAGATCGCCTCGCTCCAGTCCGACTTCTCGCAGCGCGTGCTGAAGGAAGCCAACGCCTCGGCCCTGATCGTCGACACCCGCGAGGAACTGGCCGGCATGTCGGAAGCCGAGATCAGCGCCGCCGCCGCCGAAGCCGAGAAACGCGGCCAGAAGGGCAAGTACGCGATCGCCATCGTCAACACCAGCAGCCAGCCGCCGCTGGCCACCCTCACCAACCGCGCCACCCGCGAGCGCCTGATGAACGCCTCGCTGCAGCGCGGCAGCCGCGGCGGCGAATTCGACACCCGCCCGCTGGTGCTGCGCCTGGCCAAGCTGCGCGCCGAGCGCGCCGCGCTGCTGGGCTACCCGAACTACGCGGCCTATTCGCAGGAACTGGAAACCGCCAAGAACCCGGCCGCCGTCAACAAGCTGCTGAGCGAACTGGCCGGCCCGGCGGTCAACAACGCGAAGAAGGAAGCGGCCGAGATCCAGAAGGTGATCGACGCCAGCAAGGGCGGCTTCCAGGTCGCCTCCTGGGACTGGCCGATCTACCAGGACAAGGTGCGCGCCGCCAGGTATAACTTCGACGAGAACCAGCTCCGTCCCTACTTCGAGCTGAACCGCGTGCTGGTCGACGGCGTCTTCTTCGCCGCCACCAAGGAATACGGCATCACCTTCAAGGAACGCAAGGACCTGCCGGTCTACGATCCGGACGTGCGCGTGTTCGACGTCTTCGACCACGACGGCAAGCAACTGGCGATCTTCCTGTTCGACCCCTACGCGCGCGGCAACAAGCAGGGCGGGGCCTGGATGAACGAGTACGTGTCGCAGTCGCACCTGCTGGGCCGCCGCCCGGTGGTCGGCAACCACCAGAACATCCCCAAGCCGCCGGCCGGCGAGCCGACCCTGCTGACCTATGACGAGGTCCGCACCATGTTCCACGAGTTCGGCCATGCCCTGCACGGCATGTTCTCGGACGTGAAGTACCCGCACTTCTCGGGCACCAACGTGCCGCGCGACTTCGTCGAATACCCGTCCCAGGTCAACGAGATGTGGGCGATCTGGCCCGAGGTGCTGGCCAACTACGCCAAGCACCACAAGACCGGCGCGCCGATGCCGAAAGAGCTGCTGGACAAGGTGGTCGCCTCGAAGAAGTTCAACCAGGGCTACATGACCACCGAATACCTGGCCGCCTCGCTGCTCGACCAGCGCTGGCACCAGCTGACGCCGAGCGAGATCCCGACCGACGTCCTGGCCTTCGAGGCCAAGGCGCTCAAGGAAGCGGGCGTGGACTTCGCGCCGGTGCCGCCGCGCTACCGCACGACCTATTTCTCGCACTCGATGAACGGCGGCTACTCGGCCGGCTACTACGCCTACCTGTGGAGCGAGAAGCTGGACGCCGACACCGTCGAGTGGTTCAAGGAAAACGGCGGCCTGACCCGCAAGAACGGCGACCACTTCCGCAAGACCCTGCTGTCGCGCGGCGGCACCGCCGAAGCCATGGACCTGTTCCGCAACTTCCGCGGCCGCGACGCCGTTATCGAACCGCTGCTCGAACGCCGCGGCCTGACCGGCAACTGA
- a CDS encoding GMC family oxidoreductase N-terminal domain-containing protein yields MDFSSHTFDAIVVGTGPGGASASRELARAGLRVLILEQGGAAPLAGTLAQMASMAARPGSGAFVHRDASLLVGGTTLGGSTAVNFATAAPPPAAMFAAHGIDLEPSLAALRAELPLAPLPDSLVGPMAARIAQAARALGLDWRKLDKMIRPQACRSGCWRCAYGCPFGAKWSARDLVEEARGHGAVLAPHTRVLRVLMEGGRARGVEALHEGRLLALRAPLVVLAGGGIGSPRILHASNLGPRHAPFFSDPVVAVMGSVADIDGGAEVPMAAGLHLPEQGIALADLTLPRPMYQAFALQVGRVDRLLAHRRTLSIMVKIRDEIGGGVGPRWADKRLTAGDRARLEEGKAIARRILAQAGARQVFATHHFAAHPGGSVRIGAGVDADLRAAPGLYVCDASVIPGPWGLPPTLTLLCLGKRLGGHLAGASNQ; encoded by the coding sequence ATGGACTTTTCTTCGCATACCTTCGACGCCATCGTGGTCGGCACCGGCCCCGGCGGAGCCAGCGCCTCGCGCGAGCTGGCGCGCGCCGGCCTGCGCGTGCTGATCCTGGAACAGGGCGGCGCCGCGCCCCTGGCCGGCACCCTGGCCCAGATGGCGTCCATGGCGGCCCGCCCGGGCAGCGGCGCCTTCGTGCACCGCGACGCCTCGCTGCTGGTGGGCGGCACCACCCTGGGCGGCAGCACGGCCGTCAACTTCGCCACCGCCGCGCCGCCTCCCGCCGCCATGTTCGCCGCCCACGGCATCGACCTGGAACCCAGCCTGGCCGCCCTGCGCGCCGAGCTGCCGCTGGCGCCCCTGCCCGACAGCCTGGTGGGGCCGATGGCGGCCCGCATCGCCCAGGCGGCGCGCGCGCTGGGCCTGGACTGGCGCAAGCTGGACAAGATGATCCGTCCCCAGGCCTGCCGCAGCGGCTGCTGGCGCTGCGCCTACGGCTGCCCTTTCGGGGCCAAGTGGAGCGCGCGCGACCTCGTCGAGGAGGCGCGCGGCCACGGCGCCGTGCTGGCGCCCCATACCCGGGTGCTGCGCGTGCTGATGGAAGGGGGCCGCGCGCGCGGCGTCGAGGCGCTGCACGAAGGCCGGCTGCTGGCCCTGCGCGCGCCCCTGGTGGTGCTGGCCGGGGGCGGCATCGGCAGCCCGCGCATCCTGCATGCGTCGAACCTGGGGCCGCGCCACGCGCCATTCTTCAGCGATCCGGTGGTGGCGGTGATGGGCAGCGTGGCCGACATCGACGGCGGCGCCGAGGTGCCGATGGCGGCCGGCCTGCACCTGCCGGAGCAGGGCATCGCCCTGGCCGACCTGACCCTGCCGCGCCCGATGTACCAGGCCTTCGCGCTCCAGGTCGGGCGCGTCGACCGCCTGCTGGCGCACCGGCGCACCCTCTCGATCATGGTCAAGATCCGGGACGAGATCGGCGGCGGCGTGGGACCGCGCTGGGCCGACAAGCGCCTCACGGCCGGGGACCGCGCGCGCCTGGAGGAAGGCAAGGCGATCGCGCGCCGCATCCTGGCCCAGGCCGGGGCCAGGCAGGTGTTCGCGACCCATCACTTCGCCGCCCATCCGGGCGGCAGCGTGCGCATCGGCGCGGGCGTCGACGCCGACCTGCGCGCCGCTCCCGGCCTGTACGTGTGCGACGCCTCGGTGATCCCCGGTCCCTGGGGCCTGCCGCCGACCCTCACCCTGCTGTGCCTGGGCAAGCGCCTGGGAGGACACCTGGCCGGCGCCTCGAATCAGTAG
- a CDS encoding SlyX family protein — protein sequence MDHEDRFVDIEIKLAHQEDLVETLNQTIYQQGRRIDQLEAMVAKLAEHVRTLQDGRQTPLNEKPPHY from the coding sequence GTGGACCACGAAGACCGTTTCGTCGACATCGAAATCAAGCTCGCCCACCAGGAAGACCTGGTGGAGACCCTGAACCAGACCATCTACCAGCAGGGCCGCCGCATCGACCAGCTCGAAGCGATGGTGGCCAAGCTGGCCGAGCACGTGCGCACCCTGCAGGACGGGCGCCAGACCCCGCTCAACGAGAAACCCCCGCACTACTGA